A single window of Gossypium hirsutum isolate 1008001.06 chromosome A10, Gossypium_hirsutum_v2.1, whole genome shotgun sequence DNA harbors:
- the LOC121208480 gene encoding importin beta-like SAD2, with translation MDLPSLTLVLQAALSSNPAERKAAEQSLNQFQYTPQHLVRLLQIIVDNNRDIAVRQFASIHFKNFIAKNWAPHDPNEQQKISPSDKDVVRDNILVYVAEVPPLLRVQLGECLKTIINADYPEHWLRLLDWVKHNLQDQLVYGALFVLRILARKYEFKSEEERTPVQHIVEETFPHLLNIFNKLVQIDKPSVEVADLIKLVCKIFWSSIYLEIPKQLLDPNVFNAWMMLFLNVLERPVPQEGQPLDPELRKSWGWWKVKKWTVHILNRLFTRFGDLKLRNPENRAFAQMFQKNYAGKVLECHLNLLGIIRVGGYLPDRVTNLVLQYLSSSISKNSMYTLLQPQLDVLLFEIVFPLMCFNDNDQKLWEEDPHEYVRKGYDIIEDLYSPRTASMDFVSELVRKRGKENLQKFIQFIVEIFKRYDSAPVEFKPYRQKDGALLAVGALCDKLKQTEPYKSELEHMLMQHVFPEFRSPVGHLRAKAAWVAGQYAHINFSDQNNFRQALHSIFSGLRDAELPVRVDSVFALRSFVEACRDLNEIRPILPQLLDEIFKLMNEVENEDLVFTLETIVDKFGEEMAPYALGLCQNLAAAFWRCMNTAEADDEADDPGALAAVGCLRAISTILESVSRLPHLFVQVEPTLLPIMRRMLTTDGQEVFEEVLEIVSYMTFFSPTISLDMWSLWPLMIEALADWAIDFFPNILVPLDNYISRGTAHFLNCKEPDYQQSLWNMISSIMTDKNLEDNDIEPAPKLIEVLFQNCRGQVDHWVEPYLRITLDRLHRTEKSRLKCLLVQVIANAVYYNAVLTLSILNKFCVTLEVFNLWFQLLQQVRRSGRRVNFKREHDKKVCCLGLTSLLALPGEQLDGEALGRVFRATLDLLVAYKDQVAEAAKEEETEDDDGMDGFESDDDDDDADGSDKEMGVDAEEGDEADSIRLQKLAAQAKAFHENDDDDDDDYSDDDFSDDEELQSPIDEVDPFVFFVDTVKVLQASDPMRFQNLTQTLDFHYQALANGVAPHAEQRRAEIGKEKMEKASAATVAS, from the exons atggaTCTTCCAAGTCTTACTCTTGTTCTTCAAGCTGCTCTTAGTTCCAATCCTGCTGAACGCAAAGCTGCTGAACAAAGTCTTAATCAG TTCCAGTATACGCCTCAGCATCTGGTGAGACTATTGCAGATCATTGTTGATAATAATCGCGATATCGCGGTTCGACAATTTGCTTCTATTCATTTTAAGAACTTCATTGCTAAGAATTGGGCTCCTCATGATCCaa ATGAGCAACAAAAAATTTCTCCAAGTGATAAGGATGTGGTTCGCGATAATATTCTTGTGTATGTGGCTGAAGTTCCTCCTTTGTTGAG GGTGCAATTGGGTGAGTGTCTCAAGACCATTATCAATGCTGACTATCCGGAGCATTGGCTGCGTCTTCTCGACTGGGTAAAGCATAACCTACAAGATCAGCTGGTTTATGGGGCTTTGTTTGTGTTGCGGATTCTTGCTAGGAAATATGA GTTCAAGTCGGAGGAGGAGAGAACTCCTGTTCAACACATTGTTGAAGAAACATTTCCTCATCTTCTCAATATATTTAATAAACTTGTGCAGATTGACAAACCATCAGTGGAAGTAGCAGATCTAATCAAGCTTGTTTGCAAAATTTTCTGGTCATCAATCTAT TTGGAGATTCCAAAGCAGTTACTTGATCCAAATGTGTTCAATGCTTGGATGATGCTTTTCTTAAATGTTCTGGAGAGGCCTGTACCTCAGGAAGGCCAGCCTTTAGATCCTGAGCTCAGGAAATCATGGGGGTGGTGGAAGGTGAAGAAATGGACCGTACATATTTTAAATAGGTTATTCACTCg GTTTGGAGATTTGAAGCTTAGGAATCCAGAAAACAGGGCTTTTGCTCAAATGTTTCAGAAGAATTATGCAGGAAAAGTTTTGGAATGCCACTTAAATTTATTGGGCATTATTCGTGTTGGAGGCTATCTTCCTGACAGAGTTACCAACCTTGTTCTTCAATATCTAAGCAGCAG CATCTCGAAGAATAGCATGTATACTTTGTTGCAGCCACAGCTTGATGTCCTCCTTTTCGAAATAGTTTTCCCTCTCATGTGCTTCAATGACAATGATCAAAAGCTTTGGGAAGAAGATCCACATGAGTATGTAAGGAAGGGCTACG ATATAATTGAAGATTTATATAGTCCAAGGACCGCTTCTATGGATTTTGTCAGTGAGTTAGTAAGAAAACGTGGAAAAGAGAATCTTCAAAAGTTTATTCAATTCATTGTGGAAATTTTCAAGAG ATATGATTCAGCACCAGTAGAATTTAAACCCTATCGACAGAAAGATGGTGCCCTCCTTGCTGTTGGAGCACTTTGTGATAAACTGAAACAAACTGAGCCCTACAAATCTGAGTTGGAGCATATGTTGATGCAACATGTTTTTCCAGAGTTCCGAAGTCCTGTTGGTCATCTTAGAGCGAag GCTGCATGGGTAGCAGGACAGTATGCCCATATAAATTTCTCTGACCAGAATAATTTCCGCCAAGCACTGCATAGTATTTTTTCCGGGTTGCGTGATGCAGAGCTTCCTGTTCGTGTTGATTCAGTTTTTGCATTAAGATCGTTTGTAGAAGCTTGCAGAG ATTTAAATGAGATTCGTCCTATTCTTCCTCAATTACTTGATG AGATCTTTAAACTTATGAATGAAGTTGAGAATGAGGACCTTGTTTTTACTCTGGAGACTATTGTTGACAAGTTTGGAGAGGAGATGGCGCCTTATGCTCTTGGTTTATGTCAGAATTTG GCAGCTGCATTCTGGAGGTGTATGAACACTGCTGAAGCtgatgatgaagctgatgatccTGGTGCTCTGGCGGCAGTTGGTTGTTTGCGTGCCATAAGCACAATACTTGAATCAGTTAGTAGGCTTCCACACCTTTTTGTTCAGGTGGAGCCAACTTTGCTTCCAATCATGCGAAGAATGTTGACAACTGATGGACAAG AGGTTTTTGAAGAAGTCTTGGAGATTGTTTCATACATGACTTTCTTTTCTCCAACTATTTCATTGGATATGTGGAGCCTTTGGCCTTTGATGATCGAAGCATTAGCTGATTGGGCTATAGACTTCTTTCCAA ATATTTTGGTTCCTTTGGACAACTATATATCCAGGGGAACTGCTCATTTTCTTAATTGCAAGGAACCAGACTACCAGCAAAGTCTTTGGAATATGATTTCTTCT ATCATGACAGATAAAAATTTAGAGGACAACGACATTGAGCCAGCTCCAAAGCTGATAGAAGTATTGTTTCAAAACTGTAGAGGGCAAGTAGATCATTGGGTTGAACCATACCTGAGAATCACACTTGATCGATTGCATCGAACGGAGAAATCAAGGTTGAAATGTCTTCTTGTACAAGTG ATTGCCAATGCAGTATATTATAATGCGGTTTTGACACTCAGCATATTGAACAAGTTTTGTGTTACATTGGAAGTGTTCAACCTTTGGTTCCAGTTGTTGCAGCAAGTTAGGAGGAGCGGTCGACGGGTTAATTTTAAGCG GGAACATGATAAGAAAGTTTGCTGCCTGGGCCTTACGTCACTGCTTGCACTTCCTGGTGAACAGTTAGATGGGGAGGCTCTTGGACGTGTGTTCAGGGCCACCCTTGATCTCCTTGTTGCATACAAGGATCAAGTTGCAg AAGCTGCAAAGGAGGAAGAGACTGAAGATGATGATGGTATGGATGGTTTTGAGTctgatgatgatgacgacgatGCTGATGGTTCTGACAAGGAAATGGGAGTTGATGCAGAGGAGGGCGATGAAGCAGATAGCATCAGGCTTCAAAAATTAGCTGCCCAG GCTAAGGCTTtccatgaaaatgatgatgatgacgatgatgaCTACTCCGATGATGATTTTAGTGATGATGAGGAGCTACAGTCTCCAATTGATGAAGTGGacccttttgttttctttgtgGATACGGTCAAAG TTTTGCAAGCATCGGATCCTATGAGGTTCCAGAACCTTACACAGACACTGGATTTTCATTATCAAGCTCTTGCGAACGGTGTTGCTCCGCATGCTGAACAGAGGAGAGCAGAGAttggaaaggagaaaatggaGAAGGCATCTGCTGCCACTGTTGCATCATGA